Proteins encoded within one genomic window of Mya arenaria isolate MELC-2E11 chromosome 13, ASM2691426v1:
- the LOC128212866 gene encoding oxidative stress-responsive serine-rich protein 1-like — protein MGGETAAKNDCSDSHLQTAFNKLIVDNQWSLDQSASNVKNVNDLWAGSSAPTSKKPQRLCERKGANSSARRMEPYPQDFLCSIEKLSFHAEDCKKKSCRCSELRLKSRKHFNYANSSVHHRPIIREAKLKLHHSDKDTKQLIRAARLKIFKKGKQSEERKQLAKSTLSKDPVKPFSPPSPSCEPSVLFGAKSSANSQDFGSLFNGSSGANKSNDTFKFSDYRSQSHKRTRDQAYIDSPNRNSYIDCGQEMRNHEGAAIEDTSVDELAGYFEDYVHIPKKMSSMAEMMYT, from the exons ATGGGTGGTGAGACCGCAGCAAAGAATGACTGCAGTGACTCCCACCTACAAACTGCCTTCAACAAGCTCATTGTTGACAATCAATG gtCTTTAGATCAGTCTGCAAGCAATGTGAAGAATGTGAATGACCTTTGGGCAGG ATCAAGCGCACCAACCAGTAAGAAACCTCAGAGGCTGTGTGAACGGAAGGGGGCAAACAGCTCAGCAAGGAGAATGGAACCATACCCTCAAGATTTTCTTTGCTCAATTGAGAAACTGTCTTTCCATGCTGAagactgtaaaaaaaaatcgtgtaGATGTAGTGAGCTTCGCTTGAAGTCCAGAAAACACTTCAACTATGCAAACTCATCAGTGCATCATAGACCCATTATACGAGAAGCAAAACTCAAGCTTCATCACTCAGATAAAGACACTAAACAACTCATTCGGGCAGCTAggttgaaaatatttaagaaaggaAAGCAATCTGAGGAGAGGAAACAACTTGCCAAGTCAACTTTGTCCAAAGATCCTGTCAAACCATTTTCACCACCATCACCCAGTTGTGAACCCAGTGTTTTATTCGGTGCTAAGTCCAGTGCTAATAGTCAGGATTTTGGCTCATTGTTTAATGGTTCTAGTGGAGCTAACAAATCAAATGACACCTTCAAATTCTCTGATTACAGATCTCAATCACACAAAAGAACAAGAGATCAGGCATACATTGATTCCCCAAATAGGAATAGTTACATTGATTGTGGTCAAGAAATGCGGAACCATGAAGGTGCTGCAATTGAGGACACAAGTGTTGATGAGTTGGCTGGATACTTCGAAGACTATGTTCATATTCCCAAGAAAATGTCCTCGATGGCTGAAATGATGTACACCTGA
- the LOC128213700 gene encoding uncharacterized protein DDB_G0286299-like: MELTEVVSPTVAVPVLCVLVCAFLVFAFGFKSPAQPPSFDVFDDEGKKRKTKKSKGSKGQVNGHAVSSSGESVVHSAAKPSASPKQTAKQAAKQQAVTKTKAVADVQQKKNKKSAAKEDQTKPVQQKPVVHDEEDFSGWLTVEKKEKKEKKEKKQKKKEGEVAQRQDSPAKEEPMVAKIEDVVATAPKPAVEAQPAPQEQKKVPPPPQEQIITPPSPQEQRNKKKKERKAKKGKAEEVEAEVVEEMVTMETTPVVEAAAPEPEPVPETSIELQIQDAMETTVAEMSPALDRKKNKKKKKSPSPEEDDFVIPQSALKPIASPPLEPTQDPALADNTEALTVKAAKKNKKKDRSKRPDEKPVATDVGVSREGSSSVGASGEGSTSRSKSPVSVTSKGDTVQKESPAPLEVSGATGDAPVNDPTPSFDEMGSVTDSWLEAKPKSKKKKARRAD, translated from the exons atgGAACTGACGGAGGTAGTTTCACCGACGGTTGCCGTTCCAGTGCTCTGTGTATTAGTCTGTGCATTCCTAGTATTTGCGTTTGGCTTCAAGTCCCCAGCACAGCCTCCCAGTTTTGATGTCTTTGATGATGAGGGGAAGAAGCGGAAAACTAAGAAATCGAAg gGCAGTAAAGGCCAGGTGAATGGACATGCAGTATCCAGCTCCGGTGAGAGTGTTGTACACTCAGCAGCAAAACCATCTGCCTCTCCTAAGCAGACAGCTAAGCAGGCAGCTAAACAACAAGCTGTGACAAAAACCAAGGCTGTAGCAGATGTGCAGCAGAAAAAG AATAAGAAGTCTGCCGCAAAAGAGGACCAAACAAAACCAGTCCAGCAAAAGCCAGTGGTGCATGATG AGGAGGATTTCTCTGGTTGGCTAACTGTAGAGAAGAAGGAGAAGAAGGAAAAGAAGGAGAAGAAGCAGAAGAAGAAGGAAGGAGAGGTAGCCCAGAGACAGGACTCTCCAGCAAAAGAGGAGCCAATGGTGGCCAAGATTGAGGATGTTGTGGCAACAGCACCAAAACCAGCAGTAGAGGCCCAACCCGCCCCACAGGAGCAGAAAAAGGTCCCACCCCCACCACAGGAGCAGATAATTACACCACCCTCACCACAGGAGCAgagaaataagaaaaagaagGAAAGAAAGGCAAAGAAG GGCAAAGCTGAAGAAGTTGAAGCAGAAGTTGTTGAGGAGATGGTTACCATGGAGACCACACCCGTTGTTGAGGCAGCTGCCCCAGAGCCAGAGCCTGTGCCAGAGACCAGCATTGAACTGCAGATACAG GATGCGATGGAGACCACAGTAGCAGAAATGAGCCCGGCACTGGATAGAAAGAAGaacaaaaagaagaagaaatctCCAAGCCCAGAGGAGGATGACTTTGTTATACCGCAGTCTGCCCTGAAGCCCATTGCAAGCCCGCCCCTGGAGCCCACACAGGATCCCGCCCTTGCTGATAATACAGAAGCTCTCACAGTGAAAGccgcaaaaaaaaataagaagaaagATAGAAGCAAGAGGCCAGATGAG AAGCCAGTGGCGACAGATGTTGGTGTAAGCAGGGAGGGGTCATCAAGTGTTGGTGCTAGCGGAGAGGGCTCAACTAGTCGTTCGAAATCACCTGTCTCAGTCACCTCTAAAGGTGATACAGTACAGAAAG aATCTCCAGCGCCGTTGGAGGTTTCTGGGGCAACAGGAGATGCCCCTGTCAATGACCCCACCCCTTCCTTTGATGAAATGGGCTCTGTGA